A genomic segment from Glycine soja cultivar W05 chromosome 18, ASM419377v2, whole genome shotgun sequence encodes:
- the LOC114395535 gene encoding uncharacterized protein LOC114395535, which yields MKILEGNAGELTNFEVLDFLRAKGASKDPTRVIAKVAQSEYKVYDYLVDTAASVQTRESINEFLTSVK from the exons ATGAAAAT CTTAGAGGGCAATGCTGGTGAACTCACAAATTTTGAGGTCCTTGATTTCTTACGAGCTAAAGGAGCTTCAAAGGATCCAACAAGAGTTATTGCCAAAGTAGCGCAGTCTGAATACAag GTTTATGATTATTTGGTTGACACTGCTGCCTCTGTTCAAACAAGAGAGAGCATCAATGAGTTCTTAACAAGTGTTAAATAG